The following proteins come from a genomic window of Anopheles ziemanni chromosome 3, idAnoZiCoDA_A2_x.2, whole genome shotgun sequence:
- the LOC131287271 gene encoding small ribosomal subunit protein mS31 — MFNIARVSLLRLHKIKSLRGLLSSNGFSSDSNTPGDGKEKPQPTINQRESEEDSKKSAKALNRLNELLAMMSTESDVKLVKKVDLPRPRGKKANEKKKDADSDSDSDEDERPKDLAQATRKVASALGGDEKKTESELLSKLLGTTSPTTGEGNLTDIITGMTVDRNTQGKEARDQTRSSLVKKSIDSKRGGKQRRDGDDQDQQRTFGAPRERFERRRASSKLLAQSPGGPGSVKLFNEEPLGIFTDLASLKDTPDKLSTWQKLNDRELRLAVTHPPANYFQKMAIWTEQGKLWKFPINNEQGREQEAQVPFTEHVFLEEHLESWCPRKGPIRHFMELVCVGLSKNHYITAQEKRDHIFWFRDYFEQKKDILKDIIVQEEAKPKEIEK, encoded by the exons ATGTTTAACATAGCTCGCGTTTCTCTGTTAAG GTTACATAAGATAAAGAGTCTCCGAGGCCTATTATCCAGCAATGGGTTTTCGAGCGATTCCAACACACCcggagatggaaaagaaaaaccccaaccGACCATCAACCAGCGTGAATCGGAAGAAGACTCCAAAAAGTCAGCTAAAGCACTGAACCGACTGAACGAGCTGCTCGCAATGATGAGCACGGAAAGTGATGTGAAGCTCGTCAAAAAGGTGGACCTACCGCGGCCGAGAGGAAAGAAAGCgaacgagaaaaagaaagatgcCGATTCCGACTCCGACTCGGATGAAGACGAGCGACCGAAGGATCTAGCGCAGGCCACGCGTAAGGTTGCCAGTGCTTTGGGAggagatgaaaagaaaacggaatcCGAGCTGCTATCGAAGCTGCTTGGTACGACTTCCCCTACGACCGGTGAAGGCAATCTCACCGACATCATCACGGGTATGACCGTAGATAGGAACACGCAAGGCAAGGAGGCCAGAGATCAGACACGCAGTTCCTTGGTGAAGAAGTCCATCGATTCCAAGCGAGGAGGCAAACAGAGACGTGACGGCGACGATCAAGACCAGCAGCGCACGTTCGGAGCCCCGAGAGAACGCTTCGAGAGACGACGAGCCAGCTCTAAGCTTTTGGCCCAAAGTCCCGGCGGTCCCGGAAGCGTGAAACTGTTCAACGAAGAGCCGCTTGGTATTTTTACCGATCTTGCATCATTGAAGGATACCCCGGACAAGCTATCCACCTGGCAGAAGCTGAACGATCGGGAACTCCGGCTTGCGGTCACACATCCACCGGCAAATTATTTCCAAAAGATGGCCATCTGGACGGAGCAGGGTAAGCTGTGGAAGTTTCCCATCAACAACGAGCAGGGCCGCGAGCAGGAAGCACAGGTGCCCTTCACGGAACACGTGTTCCTCGAGGAACATCTGGAATCGTGGTGCCCCCGTAAGGGTCCCATCCGACATTTTATGGAGCTCGTCTGTGTGGGTCTCTCGAAAAACCATTACATTACGGCTCAGGAGAAACGTGACCACATCTTCTGGTTTAGAGACTACTTTGAACAGAAGAAGGACATCCTGAAGGACATTATCGTGCAGGAGGAGGCCAAACCCAAGGAGATTGAGAAATAA
- the LOC131289424 gene encoding mRNA (2'-O-methyladenosine-N(6)-)-methyltransferase has translation MNEVGVTSKTETMLPAAPSAWEQLTNPALAEQHQQQLQQHQQQQQQQQQQQQQQAQHQHLNQSQTSQLQASSPTSISAPPMTPTKTIPPDVAHTPSGAAPPAMGAPGAGGPNCNEDISPELQQQGWRKFWSKREGRPYFWNKLTGESLWEPPSLNRGPQQFDPLTDPLGICSSHPMGPNGPLPHNPHHSFNNTIASPQNHNHTLKRRASEDAQHNANVAASGTGAAGQPPLKKYVLPGPWDLEVPTNVLIYERLPTTFPQPYPEIEALRGSLTMRLAKTYEDLCNKRESIAPPKDSFQRWLMERRIIDQGVDPLLPSQCSPEISPQLYREILRDIPIKIVKPKFTGDARKQLSRYCDAAKKIVERRGASEESKKIVKWNADDAYEWLRKTVGASYEDFQDRLMHLQRQCEPHIIATVRVSVEQLCTKLYHLSMQHARNIRERHALILKENGIPELSAPLQPPITRKVWCYPVQFALPSPRMPQIDYNNDRDHMVIKYTNAAVMAGADTHVINISHLQKLEQLYRYNCFDDKKFDFFIGRAYCMLKRYSTFLGNNANPNQQEPELTQAALPAVVFECLNVHFGVTFECFASPLNCYFRQYCSAFGDTDSFFGSRGSFLEFKPVSGSFQVNPPYCEELIDASLQHIDRLLTDSTEPLSFIVFLQEWKDPPLKCLSKIDDSPYKRKQVVVMGMEHEYRHGLQHCIPKTEANFKSIVGTMVVWLQNAAGHARWAPTEQRVDALLEAFRPGRERDRDKATAAVPVQTSCSANAASSPGSTTTAPEVTTGASKPSTPATV, from the exons ATGAATGAAGTAGGCGTAACGAGTAAAACGGAAACCATGCTACCGGCAGCACCTTCCGCTTGGGAGCAACTGACTAATCCAGCACTTGCagagcaacatcagcagcagcttcaacaacatcaacaacagcagcagcaacaacaacagcagcaacaacaacaagcacaGCATCAACACCTAAACCAGTCACAAACATCGCAACTGCAAGCGTCGAGTCCTACCTCCATCAGCGCCCCGCCAATGACTCCTACAAAAACGATCCCACCCGATGTGGCCCACACACCCTCGGGAGCAGCACCACCGGCCATGGGTGCACCCGGGGCCGGTGGACCAAATTGCAACGAAGACATTTCCCCAGAGCTCCAGCAGCAAGGTTGGCGGAAGTTCTGGTCCAAGCGGGAAGGTCGCCCATACTTCTGGAACAAACTCACCGGCGAGTCACTGTGGGAACCGCCTTCGCTAAACCGTGGTCCGCAACAGTTCGATCCGCTGACGGATCCGCTCGGTATCTGCAGCAGTCATCCGATGGGTCCGAACGGTCCGTTGCCCCACAATCCGCACCATAGCTTTAACAACACGATAGCATCACCCCAGAACCACAACCACACGCTGAAACGACGTGCCTCGGAGGATGCGCAGCACAATGCGAACGTGGCGGCTAGCGGGACAGGCGCGGCTGGACAACCACCGCTGAAGAAATACGTCCTTCCCGGGCCCTGGGATCTCGAGGTGCCGACGAACGTGCTGATCTACGAGCGACTACCGACAACCTTTCCACAACCGTACCCGGAAATAGAAGCGCTCCGTGGGTCGCTGACGATGCGGTTGGCTAAAACGTACGAGGATCTGTGCAACAAGCGTGAATCGATCGCACCACCGAAGGATTCCTTCCAGCGGTGGCTCATGGAGCGAAGGATCATCGATCAGGGCGTCGATCCGCTGCTGCCGAGCCAATGCTCGCCGGAAATTTCCCCCCAGCTGTACCGCGAGATCCTGCGCGACATTCCGATCAAGATTGTGAAGCCAAAGTTCACGGGTGACGCCCGGAAGCAGCTGTCCCGGTACTGCGATGCGGCGAAGAAGATCGTCGAGCGGCGCGGAGCCAGCGAGGAAAGCAAGAAGATCGTCAAATGGAACGCGGACGATGCGTACGAGTGGCTGCGGAAAACGGTCGGTGCCAGCTACGAGGACTTTCAGGACCGGCTGATGCACCTGCAACGTCAGTGCGAACCGCATATCATAGCGACGGTGAGGGTCAGCGTGGAGCAGCTGTGCACGAAGCTGTACCATCTCTCGATGCAGCACGCGCGGAACATACGCGAACGGCATGCGCTGATTCTGAAGGAAAACGGCATACCCGAACTGAGTGCGCCCCTGCAGCCGCCGATAACGAGGAAAGTGTGGTGCTATCCGGTGCAGTTTGCGCTTCCCTCGCCCAGAATGCCCCAGATCGACTACAACAACGATCGTGACCATATGGTGATCAAGTACACGAACGCCGCCGTGATGGCCGGTGCGGACACGCACGTCATCAACATTTCTCACCTGCAGAAGCTCGAGCAACTGTACCGGTACAACTGTTTCGATGACAAAAAGTTTGACTTTTTCATTGGCCGCGCGTACTGCATGCTGAAGCGCTACTCGACGTTCCTGGGGAACAACGCCAATCCGAACCAGCAGGAGCCGGAGCTGACGCAGGCCGCCCTACCGGCCGTCGTTTTCGAGTGTCTGAACGTGCACTTCGGCGTTACGTTCGAGTGTTTCGCCAGCCCGCTAAACTGCTACTTCCGGCAGTACTGCTCGGCGTTCGGTGATACGGATTCGTTCTTCGGCTCGCGGGGTTCGTTTCTGGAGTTTAAGCCCGTGTCCGGATCGTTTCAGGTGAATCCACCGTACTGCGAAGAATTAATCGACGCTAGCCTGCAGCATATCGATCGACTGCTGACCGATTCGACGGAACCACTGAG CTTTATCGTGTTTCTGCAAGAATGGAAAGACCCGCCATTGAAGTGTCTCTCGAAGATCGATGACAGTCCGTACAAACGGAAGCAAGTCGTTGTGATGGGAATGGAGCACGAATATCGACACGGGTTGCAGCATTGTATACCAAA AACGGAAGCCAATTTTAAAAGCATCGTTGGAACGATGGTCGTTTGGCTACAGAACGCGGCCGGTCATGCACGTTGGGCACCTACGGAGCAACGTGTCGATGCGCTGCTGGAAGCGTTCCGTCCGGGACGGGAACGGGATCGTGATAAAGCCACCGCAGCCGTACCGGTGCAGACAAGTTGCTCCGCAAATGCTGCCAGCTCCCCCGGTAGCACGACAACGGCGCCTGAAGTTACGACCGGTGCAAGTAAGCCTTCAACGCCAGCGACTGTTTAA
- the LOC131287740 gene encoding protein 60A-like produces MVSPSGFYIDNGIDQTVREKSVSLHERQEIEHEILELLGLPDRPNKQHVHPSLRKSAPQFLLNIYHKFTEESNGGRPRRRRFADSNNVFTIADERAIGESDVIMSFLNKANRHLPKIRHHRGGHRLWFDTAEIASDDNQLLYASLRMFKNRSAIRPWDALVHGQQIVVRASLIGGYDEAKDGHRLEFVGEQAVPFNYEGWVEINATQAMQRWVVDRVGNKGIFVEVYFAESPRKEVLPHEVGLILSNKFGRYQPFLVGYCKGPELVKPTVHSGNGGRSRTKRSLRRKGADGGGARRRTDRVRNPFLERFGGSERSKSCQIQTLYVSFRDLNWQDWIIAPDGFGAFFCFGECNFPLNTHMNATNHALIQTLVHLMHPTRVPKPCCAPTKLNPISVLYHIDDANINLKKYKNMVVKNCGCL; encoded by the exons ATGGTGAGCCCATCCGGGTTCTACATCGACAACGGAATTGACCAGACCGTCCGAGAGAAAAGTGTTTCGCTGCACGAACGGCAGGAAATTGAGCACGAGATATTGGAACTGCTTGGGCTTCCGGATCGGCCCAACAAGCAACACGTGCATCCTTCGTTGAG gaAATCGGCACCACAGTTCCTGCTCAATATCTACCACAAGTTTACCGAAGAAAGCAATGGTGGTCGCCCGCGGAGAAGGCGGTTTGCGGACAGTAACAACGTGTTCACGATCGCCGATGAACGGGCGATCGGGGAAAGTGACGTGATCATGTCGTTTCTCAACAAAGCGAACCGTCATTTACCAAAGATCCGGCATCATCGCGGGGGACATCGCCTTTGGTTTGATACGGCGGAAATCGCATCCGACGACAATCAGCTTCTGTACGCGAGCCTGAGGATGTTCAAGAACCGCAGCGCCATCCGACCGTGGGATGCGCTCGTCCACGGGCAGCAGATCGTCGTGCGGGCTTCACTGATCGGAGGATACGACGAGGCGAAGGATGGCCATCGGTTGGAGTTTGTCGGCGAGCAGGCGGTTCCGTTCAACTACGAGGGTTGGGTGGAAATAAACGCCACGCAAGCCATGCAGCGTTGGGTCGTCGATCGTGTGGGGAATAAGGGTATTTTTGTCGAAGTTTACTTCGCCGAAAGTCCCCGCAAGGAGGTGCTCCCGCACGAGGTGGGTTTGATCCTGTCGAACAAGTTCGGACGCTATCAGCCATTTCTCGTCGGTTACTGCAAGGGTCCGGAGCTCGTGAAACCAACCGTCCACTCGGGCAACGGTGGACGGAGCCGCACGAAGAGAAGTCTACGGCGCAAgggtgctgatggtggtggcgcCAGGAGACGTACGGACCGTGTAAGAAATCCCTTTCTTGAACGCTTCGGTGGTTCGGAGCGGTCGAAAAGCTGCCAGATTCAGACGCTGTACGTGAGCTTCCGGGATTTGAACTGGCAGGATTGGATTATCGCACCGGACGGATTCGGGGCGTTCTTCTGCTTCGGCGAGTGCAACTTTCCGCTCAACACGCACATGAACGCGACCAATCACGCCCTCATCCAGACGCTGGTGCATCTGATGCATCCGACGCGCGTCCCCAAACCCTGCTGTGCCCCGACCAAGCTGAATCCGATCTCAGTCCTCTATCATATCGACGATGCGAACatcaatttgaaaaagtataaaaatatgGTCGTCAAAAACTGTGGCTGTCTGTGA
- the LOC131287178 gene encoding trafficking protein particle complex subunit 12, giving the protein MSLNNPEPNISKYFANDPPSCFDSLTESKGATSQGGSGVPESYLSYDYLGNNSMEQKPAFNILDSVRDLWEPPTVIPGVPPSNLTMPGVSVATDLTDPVQDAVGLLVDTAEAQQRKLLTPDNVTQDERGLRELIENGCFRSAVNLTARLLTIKQQGFGHAGYPVKHSPNSLQLWFTRLALLVKLGQYEIARVEAEPFGSLSNPDVFYEFYHPDMHSDRKGSMAPFSFRLLLAELPIYLGTPRLALDRLTELLAVVNQIRSYFSRATVPQAKEATEFWSVRETRVLHSIVNCALAVKDFSLVEQLLERLVEGTPSVTQKRNLISAWGRIRLQCGDILGAEKKFAEARRLKDDKNSEVPDLIDRGLLAVAQNDFQNAFDLFQKASAAAPTNTMLYNNMGVCLLYSGKLKEAIKLYEGAIQRHPKPCLNESLLVNLSTLYELESNNAKEKKINLLRLVNRHRADLTVGLDVCLKLQTTV; this is encoded by the exons ATGTCCCTCAACAATCCCGAACCGAATATAAGTAAATACTTCGCCAATGATCCTCCCAGCTGTTTCGACAGCTTGACGGAATCCAAAG GAGCGACGTCCCAAGGAGGTTCTGGAGTACCAGAATCCTATCTGTCGTATGATTACCTCGGCAATAATTCCATGGAACAAAAACCTGCATTTAACATCCTCGATAGCGTGCGTGACCTATGGGAGCCACCGACCGTTATTCCGGGCGTTCCGCCCTCCAACCTAACCATGCCGGGAGTGAGTGTCGCCACCGATCTAACAGACCCGGTACAAGATGCCGTTGGTTTGCTGGTTGACACGGCCGAAGCACAGCAGCGCAAATTGCTAACACCCGACAATGTTACACAGGACGAGCGAGGCCTACGGGAACTGATCGAAAATGGGTGCTTCCGTTCCGCGGTGAACCTTACCGCTCGTCTGTTGACCATAAAACAGCAAGGATTCGGACACGCCGGGTATCCGGTGAAGCATAGTCCAAACTCGCTACAACTATGGTTCACCCGGCTGGCACTGCTCGTTAAGCTGGGACAGTACGAAATTGCCCGCGTGGAGGCGGAACCGTTCGGGTCGCTTAGCAATCCGGACGTATTTTACGAGTTTTACCATCCGGACATGCACAGCGACCGAAAGGGTTCGATGGCACCCTTTTCCTTCCGACTGCTGCTGGCCGAACTTCCCATCTATCTTGGCACGCCACGGCTTGCCCTCGACCGTCTCACGGAGCTGTTGGCGGTTGTAAATCAAATCCGTTCCTACTTTTCCCGAGCGACCGTCCCTCAGGCAAAGGAAGCTACCGAGTTTTGGTCGGTGCGTGAAACACGCGTTCTACATTCCATCGTCAACTGTGCGCTGGCTGTGAAAGACTTCAGTTTGGTCGAACAATTGCTCGAGCGGCTGGTGGAGGGTACACCATCGGTGACGCAAAAGCGAAACCTGATTTCCGCCTGGGGCCGAATCCGACTGCAGTGTGGTGACATTCTTGGGGCGGAGAAGAAATTTGCCGAAGCTCGTCGCCTGAAGGACGA taaAAATTCCGAAGTTCCCGATCTCATCGACCGTGGCCTGTTGGCGGTCGCGCAGAACGACTTCCAAAATGCATTCGATCTATTCCAGAAGGCATCGGCAGCCGCACCGACCAACACGATGCTGTACAATAACATGGGCGTGTGTCTGCTGTACTCCGGCAAGCTGAAGGAAGCGATCAAGCTGTACGAGGGGGCGATCCAGCGCCATCCCAAACCCTGCCTGAACGAATCCCTGCTCGTGAACCTTTCGACGCTGTACGAGCTGGAGTCGAACAATgcgaaggagaagaagatcAACCTGCTACGGCTCGTAAATCGACATCGGGCTGATCTTACCGTCGGGTTGGATGTTTGCCTTAAACTGCAGACAACCGTTTAG
- the LOC131289110 gene encoding E3 ubiquitin-protein ligase MIB1: protein MACASTSSAASMEVVSTAPTNVAAAARPSRFTMEGVGSRVIRGPDWKWGKQDGGEGHVGTVRNFESQEEVVVVWDNGTAANYRCAGAYDLRILDSAPTGIKHEGTMCDTCRQQPIFGIRWKCAECNNYDLCSICYHSDKHHLRHRFHRITTPGGEKTLLEPRRKTKKIAVRGIFPGSRVVRGVDWQWEDQDGGNGRRGKVNEIQDWSSASPRSAAYVVWDNGAKNLYRVGFEGMADLKVVNDAKGMTVYRDHLPLLGEYGPGRGPHNFQIGDQVTVDLDIEIVQSLQHGHGGWTDGMYECLSTTGTVVGIDEDHDIVVAYPSSHRWTFNPTVLTIVSSPVSMLTDNEPKQFAVGDFVKICSDLERIKILQRGHGEWAEAMVPTLGKVGRVQQVYHDNDLKVEVCNTSWTYNPLAVTKVASSSDAATAVTTNGERLSAILKKLFEPHASGDTTEELVKAAANGDVSKVEEFLAGTTVIQNGGPSSSASSSESQSVVKVDVNGVFAGHTALQAASQNGHLEVIQVLLRYQADVEIEDKDGDRAVHHAAFGDEPAVMGLLAKAGADLNARNKRRQTALHIAVNKGHFNVVKTLLELSCHPSLQDSEGDTPLHDAISKEHDNMLSLLLDYGADIRLTNNNGFNALHHAALKGNPSAMKILLTKTNRLWIVEEKKDDGYTALHLAALNNHVEIAELLVRMGKANMDCQNVNLQTALHLAVERQHVQIVKLLVREGANLNIPDKDGDTPLHEALRHHTLSQLRQLQDVEGFGKILMGLRNNTDKKASASIACFLAANGADLTIKNRKLQTPLDLCPDPNLCKTLIKCYNERKTEDMDMTAASGGALVQPNVLRPTGAGPSTSGEPSTSSSSSTANACLAGSSSGASSSGLSHASGAATAIAAVTANGAAGGSGPLDECLLCSDQKRDTVFKPCGHVVCCENCGPRIKKCLICRESVLAREKIDECLVCSDRKASVFFKPCGHMVACEHCAPIMKKCVQCRTQLEQMVPLSVCSGGQGSVINIQHHPDEPGKKDHHQHNHNSSQHQLLQGTNKAGLGVAMNNTMSPNTSSMVAGVLSNGILSAGGGGGGGGGSASSSNSTTLTTTNNTGATGSSTTVAPNNLNLVDDFQKLQQQLQDIKEQTMCPVCFDRIKNMVFLCGHGTCQMCGDQIDGCPICRKTVEKRILLF from the exons ATGGCGTGTGCTAGTACGTCGTCAGCGGCCAGTATGGAAGTGGTCAGTACGGCACCAACCAACGTTGCTGCGGCCGCCCGACCCTCACGCTTCACGATGGAAGGTGTGGGGTCACGGGTCATCCGCGGACCCGACTGGAAGTGGGGCAAGCAG GACGGCGGAGAAGGACACGTCGGAACGGTTCGTAACTTCGAGTCGCAGGAGGAGGTGGTGGTCGTGTGGGACAACGGAACGGCGGCCAACTATCGGTGCGCCGGCGCATACGATTTGCGAATCCTGGACAGTGCCCCGACCGGCATCAAACACGAGGGAACGATGTGCGACACCTGCCGGCAGCAACCCATCTTCGGCATCCGGTGGAAGTGTGCCGAGTGTAACAACTACGATCTGTGCTCGATCTGCTACCACAGCGACAAACACCATCTGCGCCATCGGTTCCACCGGATTACGACCCCCGGCGGGGAGAAGACGCTGCTGGAACCgaggaggaaaacgaaaaagattgCCGTGCGGGGAATTTTCCCCGGCTCGCGTGTTGTTCGAGGCGTTGACTGGCAATGGGAAGATCAGGACGGTGGCAACGGGCGGCGCGGGAAGGTGAATGAAATCCAGGACTGGTCCTCGGCATCACCCCGTTCCGCCGCGTACGTTGTGTGGGACAACGGGGCGAAGAATCTATACCGCGTCGGGTTCGAGGGAATGGCCGACCTGAAGGTGGTGAACGATGCCAAGGGTATGACGGTGTACCGCGATCATTTACCACTGCTCGGCGAGTACGGACCGGGTCGGGGTCCGCACAATTTCCAGATCGGCGACCAGGTGACGGTGGATCTGGACATCGAAATCGTGCAATCGCTGCAGCACGGTCACGGCGGCTGGACCGACGGGATGTACGAGTGTCTCAGCACCACTGGCACGGTCGTTGGTATCGATGAAGATCACGACATTGTTGTGGCGTACCCGAGCTCCCACCGGTGGACGTTCAATCCGACGGTGCTGACGATCGTTTCCTCGCCCGTTTCCATGCTGACCGACAACGAGCCGAAACAGTTTGCAGTGGGTGATTTTGTGAAGATTTGCAGCGATCTGGAGCGCATCAAGATTCTTCAGCGAGGACATGGCGAGTGGGCCGAAGCGATGGTTCCG aCCCTGGGAAAGGTTGGCCGCGTCCAGCAAGTGTATCATGATAATGACCTGAAAGTAGAGGTTTGTAACACATCTTGGACGTACAATCCACTTGCCGTAACCAAAGTG GCTTCATCCTCAGATGCTGCCACCGCCGTTACGACGAACGGTGAACGGCTTTCGGCGATATTAAAGAAATTGTTCGAACCGCACGCATCCGGCGATACGACCGAAGAGCTAGTGAAGGCCGCCGCAAACGGTGACGTTTCGAAGGTCGAGGAGTTCCTCGCCGGAACGACGGTTATTCAGAATGGTGGACCGTCCTCATCCGCCAGCTCATCCGAATCGCAGTCCGTGGTGAAGGTGGACGTGAATGGCGTCTTTGCCGGTCATACGGCGCTACAAGCGGCCAGCCAGAATGGACACCTGGAGGTGATTCAAGTGCTGCTGCGCTACCAGGCCGACGTTGAGATCGAGGATAAGGATGGCGATCGTGCCGTGCACCATGCCGCGTTCGGGGATGAACCGGCCGTGATGGGCCTGTTGGCCAAAGCAGGGGCCGACCTGAACGCGCGCAACAAACGCCGCCAAACTGCACTGCACATCGCGGTCAATAAGGGACACTTCAACGTGGTGAAAACGCTACTGGAACTGAGCTGCCACCCGAGCCTGCAGGATTCCGAGGGTGACACACCGCTGCACGATGCCATCTCGAAGGAGCACGACAACATGCTCTCGCTGCTGCTGGACTACGGCGCGGACATACGGCTGACGAACAACAACGGTTTCAACGCGCTCCATCATGCCGCCCTGAAGGGAAATCCGAGCGCGATGAAGATACTTCTCACCAAAACCAACCGCCTGTGGATCGTGGAGGAGAAAAAGGACGATGGCTATACGGCGCTCCATCTCGCCGCATTGAACAACCACGTGGAGATAGCGGAGCTGCTCGTGCGAATGGGGAAAGCCAACATGGACTGTCAGAACGTAAACCTGCAGACGGCACTTCACCTGGCGGTCGAGCGACAACACGTGCAGATCGTCAAGCTGTTGGTGCGCGAGGGCGCGAATCTAAACATTCCAGACAAGGACGGCGATACGCCGCTGCACGAGGCGCTTCGGCATCACACACTCTCACAACTGCGTCAGCTGCAGGATGTGGAAGGATTCGGGAAAATATTGATGGGATTGCGAAAT AACACGGACAAGAAAGCATCGGCTTCGATTGCATGCTTCCTGGCAGCGAATGGGGCCGATTTGACCATCAAGAACCGGAAACTGCAGACTCCATTGGATCTTTGTCCCGATCCCAACCTCTGCAAGACTCTGATTAAGTGTTACAACGAGCGTAAGACGGAAGATATGGACATGACGGCTGCAAGTGGCGGTGCCCTTGTCCAACCGAATGTACTGAGACCGACGGGTGCGGGTCCATCGACATCCGGCGAGCCGTCAACGTCGAGCTCATCGTCCACGGCCAACGCATGTCTCGCGGGCTCTTCCAGCGGAGCTAGTTCTAGTGGACTATCGCATGC TAGTGGGGCTGCCACCGCAATCGCAGCCGTCACTGCAAATGGCGCAGCCGGTGGTAGTGGTCCGCTCGATGAATGCCTGCTCTGCTCGGACCAGAAACGGGACACCGTCTTCAAGCCATGCGGGCACGTGGTTTGCTGCGAGAACTGTGGGCCTCGTATCAAGAAGTGTCTCATCTGTCGCGAGTCCGTGCTGGCGCGGGAGAAGATCGACGAGTGTTTGGTTTGCTCCGATCGGAAGGCGTCGGTATTCTTCAAACCATGCGGGCACATGGTGGCCTGTGAGCATTGCGCTCCGATCATGAAGAAGTGCGTCCAGTGTCGCACACAACTCGAGCAGATGGTGCCACTGTCGGTGTGCAGCGGAGGTCAGGGAAGCGTCATCAACATTCAGCACCATCCGGACGAGCCGGGTAAAAAagaccaccaccagcacaatCACAACTCATCTCAGCACCAGCTGTTGCAAGGTACAAACAAGGCAGGCCTTGGCGTTGCTATGAACAACACAATGTCGCCCAACACTAGTTCGATGGTGGCGGGTGTGCTTAGCAACGGTATCCTGAGTgcaggagggggaggaggaggaggaggcggtTCTGCATCTAGTAGCAACAGCACGACGCTTACTACGACCAACAACACTGGGGCGACTGGATCATCCACCACCGTAGCTCCGAATAATCTCAACCTCGTCGACGACTTCCAAAAGCTCCAGCAACAGCTACAGGACATTAAGGAACAG ACAATGTGCCCGGTATGCTTTGATCGTATTAAAAATATGGTGTTCCTGTGCGGCCATGGCACATGCCAGATGTGCGGTGACCAAATAGACGGTTGTCCAATCTGTCGCAAGACGGTGGAGAAGCGTATTCTTCTGTTTTAG
- the LOC131285917 gene encoding uncharacterized protein LOC131285917 — protein MQQQEKRRELRLKRFWRTTAKPPTSSEESGGGESPTKLGRKAFQQQTGGTATASTSGSSYSPPKHPTCSLPLLQVWPSQDSPRGEADGQSFVFPIIADDQQSSSNGRRNSLFVDQLQAGDSGIDSVQASPSPIAMPCHPLVVSNAISPSASPTAGSPTPSVDRGTRRPSTSLLHPDHARIFALRAPSSPDQVSLASLPIFDNHRTSPTPTHPLQTSLEDNTEFNGGATTSNHLCTASSSTTSSLTSIAVATLGHHPQRSSDPWLRPERDKDNPELDQRRASTMTARLSLFDALDLEYALLRAAARGSVGPYSLSESLHKLTFTQSLAFPALARGLATKRRNSTEQSSSRPLNPNESGLNTFAKVVTACVLVMVSFLVFLVVYKYVRT, from the exons ATGCAG CAACAGGAAAAACGTCGCGAGCTACGTTTGAAACGGTTCTGGCGCACCACAGCCAAACCGCCGACATCCTCCGAGGAGTCCGGCGGCGGCGAAAGTCCTACAAAACTCGGACGAAAGGCCTTCCAGCAGCAGACGGGTGGGACGGCCACCGCCAGCACCAGCGGCAGCAGCTATAGTCCTCCAAAGCACCCAACCTGCTCGCTTCCGCTGCTCCAGGTGTGGCCCAGTCAGGACTCGCCCCGCGGGGAGGCGGATGGCCAGAGTTTTGTCTTTCCTATCATCGCCGACGATCAG CAATCGAGTAGCAATGGCCGAAGGAACTCACTGTTCGTCGATCAGCTGCAGGCTGGCGATTCCGGCATTGATTCGGTGCAAGCGTCTCCGTCGCCGATCGCCATGCCGTGCCATCCGCTCGTCGTGTCCAACGCCATCTCACCAAGTGCTTCGCCCACGGCCGGCTCCCCAACGCCCTCGGTGGACAGGGGAACGAGGCGTCCGTCTACGTCCCTGCTGCATCCGGATCACGCACGGATCTTCGCACTGCGAGCCCCCTCGTCGCCGGACCAAGTGAGCCTGGCCAGCCTACCCATTTTCGACAATCATAGGACCTCTCCTACTCCTACCCATCCATTGCAGACTTCTCTGGAGGATAACACCGAGTTCAATGGGGGCGCCACCACCAGCAACCATCTCTGCACGGCGAGTTCGAGCACCACCTCGTCGCTGACCTCGATAGCGGTGGCCACACTTGGTCACCATCCGCAGCG ATCCTCTGATCCTTGGCTACGACCGGAGCGTGATAAAGACAATCCAGAGCTGGACCAACGGCGTGCATCGACGATGACGGCCCGGCTGTCCCTCTTCGATGCGCTGGACCTCGAGTACGCACTCCTGAGGGCGGCGGCCCGTGGTTCCGTCGGTCCGTACTCCCTCAGCGAATCACTCCACAAGCTCACCTTCACCCAATCGCTTGCCTTCCCGGCGCTGGCCCGCGGGCTCGCGACCAAGCGGCGCAACTCGACCGAACAGAGCTCGTCCCGGCCGCTCAATCCGAACGAGTCGGGCCTCAACACGTTCGCCAAGGTGGTGACCGCCTGCGTGCTGGTGATGGTGAGCTTTCTCGTCTTTCTCGTCGTGTACAAGTACGTGCGGACGTGA